From the genome of Triticum aestivum cultivar Chinese Spring chromosome 3B, IWGSC CS RefSeq v2.1, whole genome shotgun sequence, one region includes:
- the LOC123067485 gene encoding uncharacterized protein, with protein sequence MPSSSSMFISSWSTAYSEVGAMEPGAAPSGPGACSGPEAAGDLQYLEVELARPWEGDGNLQQDAGLGMTRWGFAGPGRGGGSAGPRRRGGWEGICRVRWEVMEVEDPEVGAMEVEDPEVGAMEVEDPEVGAMELEDPEVGGRWRRADLEDDLGGDRGENSKLKGNLVILLLFHLVGKNPQRHVFRNGGSSI encoded by the exons atgccctcttcctcttccatgttcATATCATCTTGGA GTACTGCCTATTCTGAAGTTGGTGCAATGGAGCCTGGAGCTGCACCTTCTGGACCTGGAGCCTGTTCAG GACCTGAAGCCGCCGGCGATCTGCAGTACCTGGAGGTGGAGCTGGCGAGGCCCTGGGAGGGTGACGGCAATCTGCAGCAGGACGCTGGTCTCGGGATGACGAGGTGGGGATTTGCTGGCCCAGGACGAGGAGGGGGATCTGCTGGCCCAAGAAGACGGGGAGGATGGGAGGGGATCTGCAGGGTGAGATGGGAGGTGATGGAGGTGGAGGATCCAGAGGTGGGGGCGATGGAGGTGGAGGATCCAGAGGTGGGGGCGATGGAGGTGGAGGATCCAGAGGTGGGGGCGATGGAGTTGGAGGATCCAGAGGTGGGGGGGCGATGGAGGCGGGCGGATCTGGAAGACGACCTGGGTGGAGATCGAGGAGAGAATTCAAAACTGAAGGGTAACCTGGTCATTTTGCTGCTTTTTCACCTGGTCGGGAAAAATCCCCAGCGTCatgtatttcggaacggagggagtagtatataa
- the LOC123069700 gene encoding chaperone protein dnaJ 72 isoform X2, whose translation MGDHYGTLGVRPDATKAEVKAAFRRRALRDHPDRHAQSGDAGARAEAARRFRQASDAYHVLSDDRRRAEYDLRLRSSSYVRTSSSTWASSSGSHGYGYGHRESSWRRPPPGGGGASVGYDWGLLLKAMTRRRFLLNLGFSRNHLKKQWSRLRT comes from the exons ATGGGCGACCACTACGGTACGCTCGGGGTGCGGCCCGACGCTACCAAGGCCGAGGTCAAGGCCGCCTTCCGGCGCCGCGCCCTGCGGGACCACCCCGACCGCCACGCTCAATCCGGTGACGCCGGTGCCCGAGCCGAAGCCGCGCGGCGCTTCCGCCAGGCCTCCGACGCTTACCACGTCCTCTCCGACGACCGAAGGAGGGCCGAGTACGACCTCCGTCTCCGCTCTTCCTCCTATGTCCGCACATCCTCCTCCACCTGGGCCTCCTCCTCGGGTTCGCACGGTTACGGCTACGGGCACAGGGAAAGTTCTTGGCGGCGGCCGCCTCCGGGAGGCGGAGGCGCATCGGTGGGATATGATTGGGGCTTGTTGCTGAAGGCGATGACGCGGCGAAGGTTCCTTCTCAATCTCGGCTTCTCCAG AAATCATTTGAAGAAGCAATGGAGTCGATTGAGAACGTAA
- the LOC123069700 gene encoding chaperone protein dnaJ 72 isoform X1: MGDHYGTLGVRPDATKAEVKAAFRRRALRDHPDRHAQSGDAGARAEAARRFRQASDAYHVLSDDRRRAEYDLRLRSSSYVRTSSSTWASSSGSHGYGYGHRESSWRRPPPGGGGASVGYDWGLLLKAMTRRRFLLNLGFSSVLLSGAAFLDGSILELWNMNNSGKSFEEAMESIENVKGGKGNR; this comes from the exons ATGGGCGACCACTACGGTACGCTCGGGGTGCGGCCCGACGCTACCAAGGCCGAGGTCAAGGCCGCCTTCCGGCGCCGCGCCCTGCGGGACCACCCCGACCGCCACGCTCAATCCGGTGACGCCGGTGCCCGAGCCGAAGCCGCGCGGCGCTTCCGCCAGGCCTCCGACGCTTACCACGTCCTCTCCGACGACCGAAGGAGGGCCGAGTACGACCTCCGTCTCCGCTCTTCCTCCTATGTCCGCACATCCTCCTCCACCTGGGCCTCCTCCTCGGGTTCGCACGGTTACGGCTACGGGCACAGGGAAAGTTCTTGGCGGCGGCCGCCTCCGGGAGGCGGAGGCGCATCGGTGGGATATGATTGGGGCTTGTTGCTGAAGGCGATGACGCGGCGAAGGTTCCTTCTCAATCTCGGCTTCTCCAG TGTATTGCTTTCTGGTGCAGCTTTTCTTGATGGAAGTATTCTGGAACTCTGGAACATGAATAACTCCGGG AAATCATTTGAAGAAGCAATGGAGTCGATTGAGAACGTAAAAGGGGGAAAGGGGAATAGGTAG